In one window of Solanum pennellii chromosome 2, SPENNV200 DNA:
- the LOC107011065 gene encoding tetraspanin-19-like has protein sequence MVKLVKSCLQLSLKITNITIGFMGIAMLIYGVWMIRVWQRDAANSPSSPDYAQFPWFIHAFLGVGTALCAITFLGHVAANTGNSYCLSFYMFFIFVLLLAEIAITADVFLNSDWEKDLPEDPSGRFDDFKDFVDSNSDVCQWITLLCVLTQGCCILLATILRTLGHVKENSHEYEGEYAEPSAPLLRPPQLPPNPLYPYVIGEPVHIEPHSAYKNV, from the exons ATGGTAAAACTTGTAAAGAGTTGCCTGCAATTATCCCTCAAGATCACAAACATAACAATAGGATTTATGGGCATTGCCATGCTCATCTATGGTGTATGGATGATCAGAGTTTGGCAGCGCGATGCTGCCAACTCACCCTCATCCCCTGATTATGCTCAGTTTCCTTG GTTTATCCATGCATTTCTTGGTGTTGGCACTGCTTTGTGTGCAATCACTTTCCTTGGTCATGTTGCAGCAAACACTGGCAATTCCTATTGCCTCTCATTT TATATGTTCTTCATATTTGTGCTTCTTTTAGCAGAGATTGCAATTACAGCTGATGTTTTCTTGAACTCTGATTGGGAGAAG GATTTGCCTGAAGATCCATCAGGAAGGTTTGATGATTTCAAGGATTTTGTGGACTCGAATAGCGATGTCTGCCAATGGATTACCCTGCTTTGTGTTCTAACACAG GGATGTTGTATCTTATTGGCTACAATTCTAAGAACTCTTGGGCATGTTAAGGAAAATAGTCATGAGTATGAAGGTGAATATGCAGAACCATCAGCTCCACTTCTTCGCCCTCCGCAACTGCCTCCAAATCCTCTGTATCCATATGTTATTGGTGAACCAGTTCATATTGAACCACATTCTGCCTACAAAAATGTTTGA
- the LOC107011064 gene encoding E3 ubiquitin-protein ligase AIRP2-like: MNRGGIGIGGPMRKSFKDSLKVLEADIQHANTLASDFPREYDGACLQMRMSYSPAAHLFLFLVQWTDCHLAGALGLLRILIYKVYVDGTTTMSVHERKASIREFYAVIYPSLLQLERGVTDSEDKKQKAVCQERYRRRDDEDYRQSSDSDIEREEECGICMEMNSKIVLPKCNHALCLKCYREWRSRSQSCPFCRDSLKRVNSSDLWVYMDNKDIVDMSTITRENLRRLFMFIDKLPLIVPDNVFDHYDTHIR, encoded by the exons ATGAATAGAGGAGGAATTGGAATTGGAGGGCCAATGCGAAAGTCTTTTAAGGACTCTCTTAAAGTTCTTGAAGCTGATATTCAGCATGCTAATACTCT GGCATCTGACTTTCCCCGAGAGTACGATGGAGCCTGCCTACAGATGAGAATGTCCTACAGTCCAGCAGCGCACCTGTTCCTTTTCTTAGTCCAGTGGACTGATTGCCACCTTGCTGGTGCACTTGGATTGTTGAGAATTCTTATTTACAAG GTTTATGTTGATGGCACCACAACCATGTCAGTTCATGAAAGGAAAGCAAGCATTAGGGAGTTCTATG CTGTTATTTATCCCTCCTTACTTCAACTTGAAAGAGGTGTTACGGATTCAGAAGACAAAAAGCAAAAAGCAGTTTGCCAGGAGAGGTACAGGAGAAGAGATGATGAGGATTACAGACAATCTTCTGACTCGGACATTGAGAGGGAAGAGGAATGTGGAATCTGCATGGAAATGAACAGCAAAATTGTCCTTCCCAAATGCAATCACGCCCTGTGTTTGAAATGCTATCGTGAATG GCGTTCAAGGTCACAATCCTGCCCTTTTTGCCGCGATAGCCTTAAAAGGGTAAACTCCAGTGATCTGTGGGTATACATGGACAACAAAGACATCGTGGACATGTCAACGATAACAAGGGAGAATCTGAGGCGGCTATTCATGTTTATAGATAAGCTACCCTTGATCGTGCCAGATAATGTTTTTGATCACTATGATACTCATATAAGGTAG